The Candidatus Hydrogenedentota bacterium genome contains the following window.
GCCTCGAGCTCGTTAAAATTTGGGAGCTACTCTATAGCATCCCGCAAAGGAGATCGGCCTTCTCATACTATCTCGTAATCGTAATCGTAATCGTAATCGTAATCGTAATCGTAATCGATCAACTCGTTCCCAACTTTCCAGTTGGGAACGCACTCTTGAAAAGCTCTGCTTTGTTCCAACGGCGGCTCGTCTTCGAACGCCGTTTGAAAAGCTCCGCTTTGGCGTCCTTGCCCCAGCCGCAGTCCCTACCCCGCCGCCGCGCCATCCAACGCCGCAGCCAACTCTGTCTTCTTCGTGTTCGATCCAAGGAACCGGTTCGCGACCTTGCCGTCCTTGAACACCAGCAACGCCGGAATGCTCGAAATATCAAAGCGCATCGCAAGGTCCTGCTCGTTGTCGACATTCACCTTGCCGACCGTCGCCTTGCCCTGGTATTCGACCGCCAACTGATCAATCATCGGCGCAATCATCCGGCACGGCCCGCACCACTCCGCCCAGAAATCCACTAACGTCACGCCGTTGTTCACCGTCGTGTCGAAATTGGCTGCCGTCAGTTCGAGCGCATTACTCATCGGTGTCCTCCTGGTTACTGGATTGGCGCGAAATACCCGAATATCGCGGCGGCCCGTCCGTTGCCGGGTGCTACCGCCGGCAAAATCAGCGCCAAAGCAATACACGGGTAAACCCACCCAGCATACACCAACATTCCCGCGCGACTCAAAGCGTCGTAACGGGTTTTGTCGCGTAACGGGTTTCGGTAATCCCTTTTGCGCTCTTTGCGTCCATTCGCGGCCAACTCCCGATACCCGATTCCCGCTCTACCGTGCATTCCCAATACGCCCATCCGCAGCGTTGCCCAAGCGCCGTCCTGACCGCACCCCCTGACCTTCTTCCTCCTGACTCCTGACTCCTGACTTCTGACTCCTGACTTCTGACTCCTGACTCCTTCCTCCGAGTGCAACGCGTTGGGCAAATAAGTAGACATAGTCGACGGCCCAACGGTATCGGCCCGGCCCGAGACCGGCAGCACAACTGCCAGTCAACAGGTCACGCGCCGTGATACCCACGGGTTGTCGAAGTGCAGACGCAAGGACCGCTTTGCGTTTTCCCATACCTTGCCTTACACTGTTTACAGGCACGTGGATCGGGGAAATGGCGCAAGGTTTTCAGCAGCACAGCACGCCGGGGGGCATCGCGTCCCGCATATCTGCGAAAAGTGCGACGCGTGTTGTGATGTTTGTAGCTTTACGCGGTAGTATTGGCGGACGCCGGACAAGGCATCCGGGGCGCGAACAATCCGTAAACCCCTTTACAAATTGGGGTTACCGGTGAGCGTCAAGCCCGATTCCGACGAAGGGTTGATGGCCCTTCTCAGCGGGGGTGACCAAGGCGCACTCGCTGAACTTGTCCGCCGGTACCAGAACGACATTTTTAGATTCTGTCTCCACTACGTCCGGGACGTTGAACGGGCCAAGGAAATGTCCCAAGAGACGTTTATCCGGGTGTATGTGGCGCGGTCCCGGTTTGATGCGAGCCGCAAGTTTCGCCCGTGGCTTCTGTGCATCGCGCGAAACTTGTGCCTGAACGAAATCAAGCGCAAGAAGGCGGTGGCCATGGAGTCGCTCGAGGAATACGCGAGCACGGCCCGAGAAGAATCGGGCTATCTGCTCCAGTCCTCCGCAGACGGCCCGGACCAAATGATGATGGCCGCGGAAAGGCGCAAGATGGTCGCGGATGCGCTTGCTAAGCTCGACCCGGAGTCGCGCGAGATTGTCACGCTGCGGTTCTACGAACGCATGCAGGCGCGCGACATCGCCGAAGTCGTCGGCAGCACGGAAGGTGCCGTGCGCACGCGGCTGCACCGGATACTGAAATCCATGCGGTCACTCTACGTGACCGAGAAGGACGAACTGTGAACGCTGGGGACATGGACAAGCTCCGTGAGGAGCTCATCGCGTACATCGAGGGCGAACTCGCCCCCGAAGCGCGCTCCCGTGTCGAACGCGAAATCGAGAATTCTCCCGAGGTCCACGCCGAACTCGAGTGGCTGCGGGCCGCCTACGCGGACCTCGAAGCAATTGAACACAAGGCCCGAATCCATGCCGGCAGCATCGACATTGTCGACGGTGTTATGTGCGCCGTAAAGAAAGCGACCGCACCCGTCGAAGTCGTTTCGTTCGAGAAGGCGCGCAGCGCCAAGCGCGCGCTATGGCCTGCTCTGGCCGCCGCTGCGGCCGTGATGGCTGCAATCGGCTATCTTGTCTTCTCCGGGCCGGACGCACCGGCAACCAACGGAACTACCAACGGCACGACAGGCCCGCAGTTGGCCGCGCCGCCCAAATCGAACGTACCCGAACTTCCCACGTCGCTGGCGAACAGCCGCGACGCGCTGGAAAAAAAGCGAAAAGAGTTGGGACCCGACGCCGATGAAATCGCGAAACCTCTGGTATTGACGCAGGGACCGAATCTCCAACTTCCCGGTGGTGTCGATGAAGTCATTGCCGCGCGCCGAGACGCGACAACCAAAGGCGCGAGTGTCGACAAGTTGCTCGAGTGGGCGCGGTTGGATCGCGAGTTCGCGCGAAAACTCGTCGATGCCCCCGATGCCGACCCCGATGTCCTGGTGGCGGCGTCCGAAAGCCTCGCAGGCGAGGAGCGCCGCCGAGTTCTGTTGACCGCCGTCGGCAAGCTCGAAGACGATCCGAACAGCCGCATGCAGCTTGCGCGGGCTTACGTGGACGAACCCGCCGCCGACCCGCGGACAGCCGAGGAGCACCAGGCGCAGGCGCTGACACAACTCTCCGACGTCAAATCGATTGACCCGGAGAACGCCCTCCCGTACTACTTTGAAGCCAAGGTGCAACTGGACGAAGGCGACACCGAGGCGGCGCTTTTGTCTCTTCAGTCCGCCTCCGGACTCTCCGAGGCGAGTGCGTATTCGCTGAAATCCGCGCTCGCCCAGGCCGAGGCGCTCGAAGCCTCCGGAATGGAAGCGGATGTGGCGCGGATGGTTGCGGCGTTGACCGCCGGCGTGGATGAGAACAATTTCCTTTGCCAATTGGCAGCCGATCTGCTAGAATACGCCCAAGGATTTTTGTCCGCTAACGATACCGCCACTGCGGAAGCGATCTATAACGGGGTCGAGCAGTTAGGACGGCAGGTCGAAGCGGGGGCTGACCTTTCGCAAGAGCAGTTGGCCGGAGTGGACATTCAGCGGCACGCGCTCGAGGGGTTGGGGCAGCTTTACACAACAGTTGAATCAGCGGATGGGGTGGCCTCGGTGACCGAGGCAACCAATGCACTCACGGTCGACGTAATCGAACTCGCCGAATTCTTGACTGCATTGGACGAATTGTTCCTGAAACCGATGACCACGGAATTCTGGAACTTGCTGTCAGGGATCGTTCTGGTATCGGGAGATATATTCCTCTTCGAGAATCCGGAAATCGCGTCCGCGACAGCCCCCGCCGCAACCCCATAACCCTAGGGGTTGCATAATTCGCTCCAATCGTTCACAATAGACGGTGCCGGGGTGTACCTGGCAGTGTATCGTGAACGCTGGGATACAACGTACAAAAGACGGAAGGAGAAGGGAGGTGAGTCGCCATATGAAGCATGTGAAGGTGCTGTCGACCAACAAGCCCGTTGCAGCCGAGCAGGTGGCATGGGTGGAATTCAAGAACATCTTTGGACCGCTCAAGTTGCGCCCGCAGCAGGCAACTTGGCTTGTCGCGTTGTTTGACAACTGGCTGCAGAGCTAGTAGCCGGTTCGACTAAATCGAGTTTTGGCAAAGCGGAAGGAGACCAGGAGGGGATAGCTCCAGTATCTATCCATTCCAAACCTTCTGCGTAACTAACTCCTGTTCACAACCAGTTGGAAAACCGAAACCCATCGCACTGTGCAATGGGAGAGTTTCGCGAAAGGACAATTTGACAATGAAACACGTTCGTAAGATTTCAAAGGCCGCGCCAGTGTCCGCCTGGTGGTTCGGCTGGTTCACCTCCCTCGGTGAACTGAAGGCGAGCGGAGCAAAAGCGGCGTATGTGAATGCGCTGTTCGCAACGTTAGGTACCTTGGATCCGCGGGACGTGTAATCGCGCGCGGCCCTGCGGTTACGCCGGGGCCGTTCACGCCGCCGTCTCCCCATGGGGTGGGAGAACGGCGACTCGTACACGTTGTGTTAGGGTTCTGACCAATTCAAGGAGGTTTTAGAATCATGAAGCATATCGGTCGCGTTTCAAAGGCGCTTCCGGCCCCCGCGTACTTGGTGCCGCGAAACATCTTTGAAATTTCGTCCTGGACGGACATCGTCGTCGTTATCGGCCTCAGCCTCGAGAAGTTCTTCGGCTTCTGGCTCGGCCAGTTGATCCCCGACGACCTTCGTAACTTCTAGGGTGTAATAGTTCGTTTGGCTCCGGTGCGCATCGGAGCCCGCTCATGAGCGAATTCGACATGGGCCGCTGTGGTTTGCCACCGCGGCCCATGCTATTTCCCGCCTGCCCCGCGGATGCATTCGCCCCCGCATTTCCGCTACTGTTGCCCCAAACATGACCAAGCGAGGGCGCCACCGATGACCGCTTCGGGAACAACTCTCAACCGCCGGACCATGCTGAAACTCTCCGCCGCGGCCGCCGCCGGCGCAACGCAAACCGCCGCCGCCCACGGCGCACTACCCAAACCGAGCAAGCCCAATGTCCTTCTCCTAATGTCGGACCAGCACCGCGCGGACTGCATGGGCTGTTCCGGCAATTCCGCCGCGTACACGCCCAACCTTGACCGCCTCGCGAACGAAGGCGCGCGCTTCACGAACATGTACTCGACGACGCCGACGTGCACGCCCGCGCGCAATGCACTCCTGACCGGTCTCGCGCCGTGGCGCCACGGCATGCTCGGCTACGGCCGCATCGGCGAAGGCTACGCCGTCGAAATGCCGCAGGCCATGCGCGACGCCGGATACTACACGCTCGGCATCGGCAAGATGCATTGGCACCCGCAGCGCCACCTTCACGGGTTCCACCGCACCATCCTCGACGAATCGGGCCGCGAGGCGTCCATCGATTTCCGCAGCGACTACCGCGCCTGGCTGATGTCGAACTACCCGACAATCAATCCCGATGTAACGGGACTCACGTTCAACGACCACCGCGCGTGGCCCTACAAGCTCCCCGAGGAAGTTCACCCGACGCGATGGACGGGCGATACCGCGGTCAACTTCATCGACACCTATAACGAACCGCAGCCATTCTTCATGAAGGTTTCGTTTGCGCGCCCGCATAGCCCCTACGATCCGCCCCAGCGCATTTGGGACATGTATAACGACGTCGATCTGCCCAAGGCGCAGGTGGGCGCGTGGGCCGCGAAATACGCCAAACCCAGCGACAATTTCCCCGATCACTGGCACGGCGACCTCGGCGCCGATCAGGTCCGTACGTCGCGTCAGGGGTATTACGGCGCGGTCACGTTCGTTGACGAGCAGATCGGCCGCATTGTCGCCGCGCTCGAGAGGCGCAAGATGCTCGACAACACGCTGATTCTGTATATCTCCGATCACGGCGACATGACCGGCGATCACCATCTGTGGCGCAAATCGTACGCCTACGAGGCGTCCGCGAAAGTCCCACTCGTTGTCCGCTGGCCGGACGGAACACTATCGGACCGCCGCGGCGTCACCCTGGAACACCCCGTCGAAATCCGCGACATGCTGCCTACCATGCTCGACGCCGCCGGCGATGAAACCGTACGGTCGCAGTTCGACGGTTCAAGCATTTTGCCGCTGCTGGCAGACTCGCGCGCGGAATGGCGCGATGCCATCGACCTCGAACACGACATTTGCTACAACGCGTCAAACCACTGGACAGGCATGACCGACGGCCGTTGGAAATACATCTTTCACGCCCCCACCGGCGAGAGCCAGTTATTCAACCTGCGCGACGACCCGCATGAACTCCACGACCTCGCCGCGGACGCCGGATACACGCGCCGCGGACGCGAGTGGCGAGACCGCCTCATCGAGCACCTGTCCGAGCGCGGCGAACCGTTCGTCATCAACGGCGACCTCGGCGTCCAACCGAACTCGTTCCTCTACTCGCCGAACTGGCCCGGCTGCAAGTGCCACGGAAAAGAGCGGAATGTAAAATCGTAACGGTAGGAATCGAAGGCGCCGGGGGCCCTGTTCTCCGATCTCTCACATGGACAGCGACACCCCCGGTAACGATTCCGCGTAGCGCATCCAATGCTCGAACATCAGGATCGCCCAGAGTTGGTGCCCGTAGTTGTCTTCCTGTTGGATGTGTGCATCGTAGATCGCGCGAATCGCGCGGCGGTTCAGCAGCGCCCCGTTGCGCGCTTCGTGACTGAGCACCGCGTTCAGAAAATGGTCGCGTAACTCGTGCCGAAACCACCGGTGTACCGGAATCGCAAAACCCTGTTTGCGCTGTTTCATCAGCTCCGGCGGCATGATCGGGCCGATTGCCTTCTTCACAATGTATTTCGATACGCGCCCATTCAGCTTCATTTCGAATGGCAGCGACGCCGCGAAATCGACGATCGTATTGTCCAGTAACGGCACCCGCGCCTCGAGCGAATGCGCCATGCTCATGCGGTCCACCTTTGTGAGGATGTCGTCCGGCAGATACAGGGCAAAGTCCTGCATCAACATGTGCTCCAGCACGGAGGGAGCATGAGTCGACTCCAATCGTTCGACGTAACGGTCGATTCCGTCCGCGGCGATTTGCGCCGCGAGTTCAGGTCCATACAGCGCATTACGCGTATCGCGGTCGATCGCCGTCTGCCGGCGCCGAAACACGTTGAGCGGATCGAGAAACGAATCGCTGTTGAACCGCCGCACCTTCTGCACGAAAGGCGAGCGCGGCAGCGGACGCAGCGCGCCGCCCGCCATCCGGCGCAACACGTCCGGCGCGCGCTGATACTGCAGAACGTTGCGCGTCATATGCAGCCAACTGTATCCCGCAAACAACTCGTCGCCGCCGTCGCCGGAAAGCGCCACGGTCACCTCGCGCCGCGCCACCTGCGATACCAGCCACATCGGGAGCGCGGACGAATCCGCGAACGGTTCGCCGAAGAACCGCGCGAGGTACGGCGCCGTATCCACCATGTCCGGACGCAGTATCTCTTCCGTGTGATCGGTTTCAAAGTGTTGCGCGGCGATGCGCGCGTATTTCAGTTCGTCCGCGTGCGCGTCGTCGAAACCAATCGTAAATGTCTTCACCGGAGCGGCACTGGTCACGTGCATCATCGCGACGACGGAGCTCGAATCGATGCCGCCGCTCAAGAATGCGCCCAACGGCACCTCGCTCACGCATTGGGATTTCACCGCTTCCGACAGCAGTTCCGTGTACCGTTCGGCCGCGGAGTCAACCGTCCACGCGGGGTCCGGCTTCAACTCGAAGTCCCAATACCGATCCGTGCGCACCTTCCCGTGTTGCAGCACGAGTTTGTGGCCGGGCATCAGTTTTTGCACGTCGCGGTAGATCGTGTCAGGGCCGGGAATGTAAAGAAGGCTGAAGTACGCCTCGATTGCCGACGGATTCAATGCGCCGCGCACGAGGCCGGACCGAAGTATCGCGTCCAATTCCGACGCGAAAATCAACGCCCCATCGTGAAACGCGTAGTAGAGCGGTTTGATTCCTACGCGGTCCCGCGCGATCAACAGGCGGTCATGCCGCGCGTCGTACAGCGCGAACGCAAACATGCCGTTAAACCGCAGGATCGCGTCGTCCCCGTGCTCCTCGTATGCGCGCAGCACGACCTCCGTGTCGCTCAACGTACGGAAGACGTGTCCGCGCTTTTCCAGGTCGTGGCGCAACTCGCGGTAATTGTAGATTTCTCCGTTGTAGACCAGAACGATCGTTTCTTCCTCGTTCGCGAACGGCTGTTTGCCGCGGAACAGGTCGATCACGCTGAGCCGGCGCATCGCCAACGCAACGTGCCCCGCAAACCACGACCCCGAATCGTCCGGCCCCCGGTGCTGCAGCGCCTTGTTCATCGCGCGCAACCGCGAGCGATCCACGTGCCGCGTGCGCTCGCTGTACGCTATGCCGCAGATGCCGCACACGGTTACGATTCGCCCCTGCGGTTAAGCAGTTCCTCGTACAACGCGCGATACGCCCCGGCCATCCGCTTGGCGGAAAACTCGCGTTGAACGCGCTCCCGCGCTCGTTCGCCCAGTCTGCGCGCCTCGCTGCAATCTTCGGCGA
Protein-coding sequences here:
- the trxA gene encoding thioredoxin — translated: MSNALELTAANFDTTVNNGVTLVDFWAEWCGPCRMIAPMIDQLAVEYQGKATVGKVNVDNEQDLAMRFDISSIPALLVFKDGKVANRFLGSNTKKTELAAALDGAAAG
- a CDS encoding sigma-70 family RNA polymerase sigma factor; this translates as MSVKPDSDEGLMALLSGGDQGALAELVRRYQNDIFRFCLHYVRDVERAKEMSQETFIRVYVARSRFDASRKFRPWLLCIARNLCLNEIKRKKAVAMESLEEYASTAREESGYLLQSSADGPDQMMMAAERRKMVADALAKLDPESREIVTLRFYERMQARDIAEVVGSTEGAVRTRLHRILKSMRSLYVTEKDEL
- a CDS encoding arylsulfatase, yielding MTASGTTLNRRTMLKLSAAAAAGATQTAAAHGALPKPSKPNVLLLMSDQHRADCMGCSGNSAAYTPNLDRLANEGARFTNMYSTTPTCTPARNALLTGLAPWRHGMLGYGRIGEGYAVEMPQAMRDAGYYTLGIGKMHWHPQRHLHGFHRTILDESGREASIDFRSDYRAWLMSNYPTINPDVTGLTFNDHRAWPYKLPEEVHPTRWTGDTAVNFIDTYNEPQPFFMKVSFARPHSPYDPPQRIWDMYNDVDLPKAQVGAWAAKYAKPSDNFPDHWHGDLGADQVRTSRQGYYGAVTFVDEQIGRIVAALERRKMLDNTLILYISDHGDMTGDHHLWRKSYAYEASAKVPLVVRWPDGTLSDRRGVTLEHPVEIRDMLPTMLDAAGDETVRSQFDGSSILPLLADSRAEWRDAIDLEHDICYNASNHWTGMTDGRWKYIFHAPTGESQLFNLRDDPHELHDLAADAGYTRRGREWRDRLIEHLSERGEPFVINGDLGVQPNSFLYSPNWPGCKCHGKERNVKS
- the asnB gene encoding asparagine synthase (glutamine-hydrolyzing); protein product: MCGICGIAYSERTRHVDRSRLRAMNKALQHRGPDDSGSWFAGHVALAMRRLSVIDLFRGKQPFANEEETIVLVYNGEIYNYRELRHDLEKRGHVFRTLSDTEVVLRAYEEHGDDAILRFNGMFAFALYDARHDRLLIARDRVGIKPLYYAFHDGALIFASELDAILRSGLVRGALNPSAIEAYFSLLYIPGPDTIYRDVQKLMPGHKLVLQHGKVRTDRYWDFELKPDPAWTVDSAAERYTELLSEAVKSQCVSEVPLGAFLSGGIDSSSVVAMMHVTSAAPVKTFTIGFDDAHADELKYARIAAQHFETDHTEEILRPDMVDTAPYLARFFGEPFADSSALPMWLVSQVARREVTVALSGDGGDELFAGYSWLHMTRNVLQYQRAPDVLRRMAGGALRPLPRSPFVQKVRRFNSDSFLDPLNVFRRRQTAIDRDTRNALYGPELAAQIAADGIDRYVERLESTHAPSVLEHMLMQDFALYLPDDILTKVDRMSMAHSLEARVPLLDNTIVDFAASLPFEMKLNGRVSKYIVKKAIGPIMPPELMKQRKQGFAIPVHRWFRHELRDHFLNAVLSHEARNGALLNRRAIRAIYDAHIQQEDNYGHQLWAILMFEHWMRYAESLPGVSLSM